The Treponema sp. OMZ 790 genome includes the window TCCTTCCATCCTCCTCCCTCATATCTTACTCTTATCCCGTTTATTATATACGTGTCTTTGCCGTCATATTCAGGTAAGCCCAATCTTGTATCTATACTTATGCTTTCTATTCCGCTTAAACTAAAGCCTTTGCCCAATACTCCATACCCGCTTCCGCTTGAATAGCTTACCGCCAACTCAGGGCTTAAACCCCGAACTCCTGAAGGCACCTGCAGTTTCATGTTAAACGAGGCACTTCCTTCACTTGCCCCCTTTAATCCTTCTATGCTTTCTATCCCTCCTACCGCATCGGCAGCTTTCAGTTCTTTTATGCTGTTTAAGTTTATGTTTACAGGACCGGGCGATTCAGGTAAGCTTAACGTCCCATTTATCATATCCGTAAAATGATTTGTGTAAGACTCTATTACCTTTTTTTCTACATCTACGCCCTTCCTTTTTAACGCTTCCCATGCTTTCTTTCTTTTATTATAATAATACGTATATATCTCTTGCGCATATTCTTCTTCTATACGCTCATCATATGCCATTTTTATCAAGCATTCTTTTTTAAATTTTATACCTGCAGGTTCAAACCTGTACCCGCCCAGTCCTGCCGTTACGTTTTTTACTTCCCCTTCTTCTACTCTTATTAACCTGCTTATCTTTATTTCAACTTCCTTTTCCAAGGCTCCTATTGGCACTTCAAACCTTACTCCTTCCCCTTCAATTACTCCCCCTTCTTTGCCTATTACCTTGCTTGCCAATAAAATACTGTTCTTTATTTTTATCTGTCCTTCTCCTGCTCCTGCCGCATACAGGTTTACAGGCAATACTCCTACACTCATGTATACTATAAATAATACTATCGAAATGCCTTTTTCTTTTATTGCTTTTATTATCTTTTTCATTTACTTTTATCTCCACTCTTTTTATAAGACTTTATTTAAAATCCTTTACTTTACCTTGTATTCTATCCAAACAAAATCATCAGGAAACTTATCCTTTGCCGAAACTACTCCTATTAACCCGGCTTCCCTTCTCCAAGTAAATATTCACTTGAATCGTTTATCGTATATGACGGATTTCCTGAATACTTTTCATCGTTAAAATATATTTCTATTTTTTTTCCTTCTTTCTTTACGCTTATTATGTTTTCTACTCCATAGCCTTTATTTAACTTTTCACTTTGTTTTTTCCACTCTATGTGTTTGTATAAGCCGTTTACTACGTATCCTATAGAATACTTCCCGTCTACATGTATTAAAATCACGAGCATTCTATATTTTTTCTGCCCTGCCTCCGTCTTTGTGCTGTAGCATACTAATCCGTATCCTGCTTCGCTTGCTCCTTCTTTTT containing:
- a CDS encoding SpvB/TcaC N-terminal domain-containing protein; its protein translation is MKKIIKAIKEKGISIVLFIVYMSVGVLPVNLYAAGAGEGQIKIKNSILLASKVIGKEGGVIEGEGVRFEVPIGALEKEVEIKISRLIRVEEGEVKNVTAGLGGYRFEPAGIKFKKECLIKMAYDERIEEEYAQEIYTYYYNKRKKAWEALKRKGVDVEKKVIESYTNHFTDMINGTLSLPESPGPVNINLNSIKELKAADAVGGIESIEGLKGASEGSASFNMKLQVPSGVRGLSPELAVSYSSGSGYGVLGKGFSLSGIESISIDTRLGLPEYDGKDTYIINGIRVRYEGGGWKEERKQRYAAIKNEWAEGRGSENYFEIREKTEVLKYMG